One window of Thermoplasma sp. Kam2015 genomic DNA carries:
- a CDS encoding helix-turn-helix domain-containing protein: MDIELREKIAGEITLSDSPAETIRKWREEFKISQHELSNFLHQSPSVISDYETGRRKFPSIASVRKIVDALITIDERRGGYIIKKYKSGVPSEALIDIKDYDRDVPLEKAIRTINGTNVSHVSIDRDIRGYTIVDGVKAILAFSYYEYSRLYGWSSERAIFFTDVKFGRSPMIAIRVHPLKPAAVVYIQPDNVDDLAIKLADIENIPLLVTNMSPEAVSHVMGQLR; the protein is encoded by the coding sequence ATGGATATTGAACTAAGAGAGAAGATAGCAGGAGAAATAACGCTTTCTGATTCTCCAGCTGAGACGATCAGGAAATGGCGGGAAGAGTTTAAGATATCCCAGCATGAGCTTTCCAATTTTCTTCACCAGTCTCCATCGGTCATAAGTGATTATGAAACCGGAAGAAGAAAGTTCCCGAGCATCGCCTCTGTGAGGAAGATAGTCGACGCTCTGATAACGATAGATGAACGGAGAGGCGGCTACATCATAAAGAAATACAAGAGTGGGGTGCCTTCAGAGGCACTTATCGATATAAAGGATTATGATAGGGACGTTCCACTGGAGAAGGCGATAAGGACCATAAATGGAACAAATGTATCGCATGTATCGATAGACCGCGATATACGCGGATACACGATAGTGGATGGCGTAAAGGCGATACTTGCCTTTTCTTATTATGAATACAGCAGACTATACGGTTGGTCATCGGAGAGAGCCATATTTTTCACGGACGTAAAATTCGGAAGGAGCCCAATGATAGCCATTAGAGTGCATCCACTGAAGCCGGCAGCCGTAGTTTACATACAGCCAGATAACGTGGATGATCTTGCCATAAAACTTGCAGATATTGAAAATATTCCGCTATTGGTTACTAACATGAGCCCGGAGGCCGTCTCCCACGTAATGGGACAGCTCAGATAG
- a CDS encoding SPFH domain-containing protein, with the protein MTGLDILLIIIIIIALIILLSGIHVLKEWERAIVLTLGRYTGIRGPGIIFITPIVSKGMYVSTRIQPVQFKTEATFTRDNVPVNVDAIMYYQVVDPQKAVLNIENYSVGTNYAAQTTLREVIGKSMFDELLSEREKIGETAREIIDQKTEAWGVKVASVEIRDVLVPSQLQEAMSRQASAERERRSRVTLAQAEVEAAQKMVEASRQYVENPIGLQLRWMQIIYEVGLEGKSSMIMVPSEVPVAGSTFSMFGINDVLKSRTHITAGQDQESQKQ; encoded by the coding sequence ATGACCGGATTAGACATATTACTGATCATAATAATCATAATAGCATTGATAATACTCCTTTCCGGAATTCATGTCCTCAAGGAGTGGGAAAGAGCCATAGTTTTGACTCTGGGCAGGTATACAGGTATCAGGGGCCCGGGGATAATATTCATAACGCCCATAGTCAGTAAAGGAATGTATGTTTCAACCCGTATTCAGCCTGTTCAGTTTAAGACGGAGGCAACGTTTACCAGAGATAATGTGCCTGTAAATGTAGATGCAATAATGTACTATCAGGTGGTCGATCCGCAGAAGGCTGTGCTGAACATAGAGAACTATTCAGTGGGTACAAATTATGCTGCGCAGACCACTCTTAGGGAGGTCATAGGAAAGTCCATGTTCGATGAACTTCTGTCTGAGAGGGAAAAGATAGGTGAAACGGCCAGAGAGATCATAGATCAGAAGACTGAGGCCTGGGGCGTCAAGGTCGCATCGGTTGAGATCAGGGACGTGCTCGTCCCATCGCAGCTTCAGGAGGCCATGTCCAGACAGGCTTCTGCCGAGAGGGAACGCAGATCAAGAGTTACGCTTGCTCAGGCTGAGGTGGAGGCAGCGCAGAAGATGGTTGAGGCTTCTCGCCAATATGTGGAAAATCCGATAGGGCTTCAGTTGAGGTGGATGCAGATCATATACGAGGTTGGCCTCGAGGGTAAATCATCCATGATCATGGTGCCTTCGGAGGTTCCGGTTGCTGGTTCCACGTTTTCAATGTTCGGCATCAACGACGTGTTGAAAAGCCGGACTCATATAACAGCCGGACAAGATCAAGAATCTCAGAAACAGTGA
- a CDS encoding rRNA adenine dimethyltransferase family protein — protein sequence MRYSKRMGQVFLQSRRIASYEVDLLGEPGTVLEIGPGHGVLTKILVERGFNVTAVEKDRYIYGELQALKANNLNLINMDFLDMAPGSYDYIIGNIPYSISSPIIFKIYEFNFKRSVIMVQKEFAEKIALPDDMSRLYVNAYVRYRIELKRYVSKRNFNPQPEVDSAILVLEKKKYEEPYPMDFLDGVLIEMFSKKRKKLSNIFDVYPPGMGDKRPSNLTVSEILDLVRLLYESGFSTRR from the coding sequence ATGAGGTACAGCAAAAGGATGGGGCAGGTCTTCCTGCAGAGCAGGCGTATCGCCAGCTATGAGGTTGATCTGCTTGGAGAACCCGGAACGGTTCTTGAGATAGGCCCAGGTCATGGCGTACTGACCAAGATTTTGGTTGAACGTGGGTTTAACGTCACGGCCGTGGAGAAGGATCGTTATATATACGGCGAACTGCAGGCTCTAAAGGCAAACAATCTGAATCTGATAAATATGGATTTTCTTGATATGGCCCCTGGATCCTACGACTACATAATCGGCAACATCCCATACAGCATATCTTCACCGATAATATTCAAGATCTATGAATTCAACTTTAAAAGATCAGTCATAATGGTGCAGAAGGAATTCGCTGAAAAGATAGCATTGCCTGACGACATGTCAAGACTCTATGTCAACGCTTATGTCAGATACAGGATCGAACTGAAGAGATATGTAAGCAAGAGAAATTTCAATCCACAGCCGGAAGTGGATTCTGCCATACTCGTACTGGAAAAGAAAAAATACGAAGAGCCATATCCAATGGACTTTCTGGACGGTGTTCTTATAGAAATGTTCTCAAAGAAGAGGAAAAAATTATCGAATATTTTTGATGTTTATCCGCCTGGAATGGGAGATAAGAGACCATCAAATCTCACTGTTTCTGAGATTCTTGATCTTGTCCGGCTGTTATATGAGTCCGGCTTTTCAACACGTCGTTGA
- a CDS encoding DUF655 domain-containing protein, producing MEEYAYVLDYLPQGRPDDRSYRSSPVVLAIGETEFKLLELIPKPNEIITVGEKVYIGKNPEMRKKILSVRRRIMYKDLTSAAQSELPYVLEDIVSKQEGRFIEFFNKAEPINARLHSLELLPGLGNKTMWAILEERKKKPFTSFADLTERVKSIHNPQKMIVNRIIDELKDRFEKYKLFVAK from the coding sequence TTGGAAGAGTATGCATATGTTCTGGATTATTTACCTCAGGGTAGACCTGATGACAGGTCATACAGATCCAGCCCTGTTGTTCTCGCCATAGGTGAGACAGAATTCAAACTTCTAGAGCTGATCCCAAAACCAAACGAGATCATAACTGTGGGCGAGAAGGTTTACATTGGCAAGAATCCTGAGATGAGGAAAAAGATACTCTCTGTCAGAAGGCGCATAATGTATAAGGACCTCACGAGCGCCGCGCAGAGCGAACTGCCCTATGTGCTTGAGGATATAGTCTCGAAGCAGGAGGGCAGGTTCATAGAGTTTTTCAACAAGGCGGAGCCTATCAATGCCAGGCTTCATAGTCTTGAGCTTTTACCCGGTCTGGGTAATAAGACGATGTGGGCAATACTCGAAGAAAGAAAAAAGAAACCTTTTACTTCATTTGCCGATCTCACAGAAAGGGTGAAGAGCATCCACAATCCACAGAAGATGATCGTGAACAGGATCATCGATGAGCTGAAGGATAGATTCGAAAAATACAAGCTCTTTGTTGCAAAATGA
- a CDS encoding APC family permease — MNGIDGTANDTAIRLHGDVGTWGAIAEEISAMAPACDTVAFMTSAAMFAFVLTPLAFLIATLTMYLEVNTLYHLSKHHASAGGYYGYISTALGSKSAILSGFLYVLYQGVSTAAIPVYVAGILLPGVVQYFFHIVLPVWIWLPFVAIFIVAPIILAIAGIRPQMKYVRYAAAYEVAFLAILGIIIIMHAPDNTLKVFDPFAWSSYNAEFRPYGGPFAGLGLGMIFGLTSFIGYGGSAPLGEEVRVKSSITRSLVLGLLIVGAVLTEVAYALTVGWGVNNMASFANAEIPGVIVATLYAGIIGGLLLSLTAFNSAFSDAVAMQANAGRVYFSMARDRVIPQAFAKISKRFGTPYVSLIFIAFISVVMSLLAPFLVEIAMGFGPFYLISGRNLQNIDNILEDSFDLLSTMALVGLISVHLMLNTSVMTLFRRLKETHFGFHKITHPIEHYILPAIATAVFIFVLYESVVPPVFPITQAVAAVAVYIIFMVFYIMWLSRKHPDVVENAGRRINLIREEELDAK; from the coding sequence ATGAATGGCATTGATGGAACCGCAAACGATACAGCAATTAGATTGCACGGAGATGTTGGCACATGGGGTGCTATAGCTGAGGAAATATCTGCGATGGCACCGGCCTGTGATACTGTGGCCTTCATGACGTCCGCCGCCATGTTCGCATTTGTATTGACCCCTCTGGCCTTTCTCATAGCAACGCTTACGATGTATCTCGAGGTAAACACGCTCTACCACCTTTCCAAGCATCATGCCAGTGCAGGAGGTTATTACGGCTACATTTCAACGGCACTTGGTTCCAAGAGTGCCATTCTCTCAGGCTTTCTTTACGTCCTCTATCAGGGTGTAAGCACTGCGGCGATTCCGGTGTACGTAGCTGGTATTCTGCTTCCAGGCGTGGTTCAATACTTCTTCCATATAGTGCTACCAGTATGGATATGGCTTCCATTTGTGGCTATATTCATAGTTGCACCCATAATACTGGCCATAGCAGGGATAAGACCGCAGATGAAATACGTCAGATATGCAGCTGCCTATGAGGTTGCATTCCTTGCGATACTTGGTATCATAATAATAATGCACGCTCCGGACAATACGCTCAAGGTGTTCGATCCATTTGCCTGGTCATCATATAATGCTGAGTTCAGACCGTATGGCGGTCCATTCGCCGGGCTTGGACTTGGGATGATCTTCGGTCTCACCAGCTTCATAGGCTATGGTGGATCTGCACCACTGGGAGAAGAGGTGAGGGTAAAGAGCTCAATAACCAGATCGCTTGTGTTGGGGCTGCTGATAGTGGGAGCTGTGCTCACTGAGGTTGCATATGCGCTCACAGTCGGATGGGGCGTAAACAACATGGCCTCCTTTGCTAATGCTGAGATCCCTGGTGTCATCGTCGCAACACTGTATGCAGGTATAATTGGCGGACTGCTCCTATCTCTTACCGCCTTCAACTCCGCGTTTTCCGATGCGGTGGCCATGCAGGCTAACGCGGGTAGAGTGTACTTCTCCATGGCACGCGACCGGGTAATACCTCAGGCATTTGCAAAGATAAGCAAAAGATTCGGAACGCCATACGTCTCGCTGATCTTCATTGCGTTCATTTCTGTCGTTATGAGCCTGCTAGCACCGTTTCTTGTGGAAATTGCAATGGGATTCGGGCCGTTTTACCTGATAAGCGGCAGGAATTTGCAGAATATTGATAACATACTTGAAGACTCCTTCGATCTGCTCTCTACGATGGCTCTTGTTGGTCTGATATCCGTTCACCTGATGCTGAACACGAGCGTGATGACGCTCTTCAGAAGGCTAAAGGAGACCCATTTCGGCTTCCACAAGATAACGCATCCAATTGAACACTATATACTACCGGCTATTGCCACTGCGGTTTTCATATTCGTACTGTATGAATCTGTTGTGCCACCGGTATTTCCAATAACTCAGGCGGTTGCGGCCGTGGCCGTATACATAATATTCATGGTGTTCTACATAATGTGGCTTTCCAGAAAGCATCCCGATGTGGTAGAAAATGCGGGAAGACGCATCAACCTGATAAGAGAAGAGGAACTCGATGCAAAATGA
- a CDS encoding ATP-binding cassette domain-containing protein — MQNENIILDARHLNFSYPDFSLRDINISVHEGRIYGILGITGCGKTTLLKVLNAGLKHGNGELTWNGGYYIDVLNRRMPNFVYVPQSAADSLDTISNVIDQIGKVLKQRNIVMDQDLLDQYLNMMGKDVTMLKKKPQFLSQGERHLSVLLMAIMMRPSLIMMDEPTTSLDSVEALEFLNIVKRMAHDYHISFIISGTSPEVITYVSDFIYVMMCGMILEYSSADDLARDPLHPYTQMILRRRPSLNTKNLTSFRFISECGDGGCPFLNYCPHVRDECRSPVNMFQYQSRSVRCVIWKR, encoded by the coding sequence ATGCAAAATGAAAATATCATATTGGATGCAAGACATCTTAATTTTTCCTATCCTGATTTTTCATTGAGAGATATAAATATCAGCGTCCATGAAGGGCGTATATATGGAATTCTGGGTATAACTGGATGTGGTAAGACAACGCTGCTTAAGGTCTTGAACGCAGGCCTTAAGCATGGGAACGGAGAATTGACATGGAATGGCGGATACTACATCGATGTTCTGAACAGAAGAATGCCAAATTTCGTCTATGTACCGCAGTCAGCAGCCGATTCTCTTGATACCATAAGCAACGTGATTGATCAGATCGGGAAGGTATTGAAGCAGAGGAATATAGTAATGGATCAAGATCTTCTGGATCAGTATCTTAACATGATGGGAAAGGACGTCACCATGTTAAAAAAGAAACCACAATTTCTCAGTCAGGGGGAGAGACACCTTTCCGTCCTTCTGATGGCGATCATGATGCGCCCCAGCCTTATAATGATGGATGAGCCCACCACCTCTCTCGACAGCGTTGAGGCGCTTGAATTTCTGAATATTGTTAAGAGAATGGCGCATGACTACCACATATCATTTATCATATCCGGAACTTCGCCCGAGGTGATAACCTATGTTTCCGATTTCATATACGTCATGATGTGCGGTATGATCTTGGAATATTCTTCGGCAGATGATCTTGCCCGTGATCCGCTTCATCCCTATACCCAGATGATTCTCAGGAGAAGGCCTTCGTTGAACACCAAAAATCTCACCTCATTCCGATTCATCTCTGAATGCGGTGATGGTGGATGCCCATTCTTGAACTATTGCCCGCATGTCCGTGACGAGTGTAGATCACCGGTAAATATGTTTCAATATCAGTCAAGGTCCGTGAGGTGCGTCATTTGGAAGAGATAG
- a CDS encoding 50S ribosomal protein L21e encodes MVKMSHGPRSGSRRKLTRSAEERKRSLIGRFMQEFEPGDRVAIDIEPSVHSGMPYHRFQGYTGIVEGEQGDCYKVAVKVDSLTKYVIASPVHLKKIKG; translated from the coding sequence ATGGTTAAGATGTCGCATGGTCCGAGATCCGGATCACGAAGGAAGCTGACAAGATCGGCAGAAGAAAGGAAAAGATCACTGATCGGTAGGTTCATGCAGGAATTCGAACCCGGTGATCGCGTAGCAATAGATATAGAGCCATCCGTTCATTCTGGTATGCCATACCACAGGTTCCAGGGATACACCGGTATCGTTGAGGGAGAACAGGGTGATTGCTACAAGGTTGCGGTGAAGGTAGACAGCCTTACAAAATATGTGATTGCTTCGCCGGTTCACCTCAAAAAGATTAAAGGATGA
- a CDS encoding preprotein translocase subunit Sec61beta, whose protein sequence is MASDRKTEGFQSGAGLIRYFEEEEIKGPALDPKLVVYMGIAVAIIVELAKIFWPP, encoded by the coding sequence ATGGCGTCAGATAGGAAAACTGAGGGTTTTCAGTCCGGTGCTGGACTTATTAGATACTTTGAGGAGGAAGAGATAAAGGGTCCTGCACTTGATCCGAAGCTGGTTGTGTATATGGGTATAGCCGTTGCGATCATAGTTGAACTGGCAAAAATATTCTGGCCACCATGA
- a CDS encoding RNA polymerase Rpb4 family protein, whose amino-acid sequence MEKRYISIPEVIDLLSSREGLTDLEKENLSYAEKFAKIDPKEVKKVKEDILSIVDIPEKALVKILDLKPETPGELTAILSTYGVMITDENLNALTDYLKKLRF is encoded by the coding sequence ATGGAGAAGAGATACATCAGCATACCTGAGGTAATAGACCTTTTATCGAGTAGGGAAGGACTTACGGATCTCGAAAAGGAAAATTTGAGCTATGCGGAAAAATTTGCCAAAATAGATCCGAAGGAGGTAAAGAAGGTCAAAGAGGATATTCTATCGATAGTGGATATTCCTGAGAAGGCTTTGGTGAAGATTCTTGACCTGAAGCCGGAAACTCCCGGCGAACTCACCGCCATTCTGTCGACCTATGGCGTGATGATAACCGACGAAAATTTAAATGCCCTTACCGACTACCTTAAGAAGCTAAGGTTCTGA
- a CDS encoding ABC transporter ATP-binding protein has protein sequence MEEIAISAEGINKTYLDRASMMRWKRRDIIKNFSYDFISGVIYGIIGASGSGKTTLANILAGFDKPDSGSLLYFGKPAGHSNKSIRNIFQDTFKFLNPLNSVDWYIESVSKIVSDRHIMENLLYTVGLDPERFGNMEVEKLSGGQRQRLAFAMVVAQRPDVLILDEPFSMIDPPNSMVLFSVMKKYLKGSTVIYIDHNLDRVAYLCDHVIAFDHGNIIEDGDTYSIFRKPKTEYVRKLMDASRSISSRLNI, from the coding sequence TTGGAAGAGATAGCCATTTCGGCAGAAGGCATAAACAAAACATATCTTGATAGAGCTTCGATGATGAGGTGGAAGAGAAGGGATATAATAAAGAATTTTTCCTATGATTTCATATCCGGAGTAATATATGGAATAATAGGCGCATCCGGATCTGGAAAGACGACCCTTGCGAATATTCTTGCTGGTTTTGATAAACCTGATTCTGGATCTCTGCTTTATTTCGGAAAACCCGCAGGCCATTCAAACAAAAGTATAAGAAATATCTTTCAGGATACCTTCAAATTTCTTAACCCTCTGAATTCCGTGGATTGGTATATAGAAAGCGTATCGAAGATAGTATCAGATCGGCATATAATGGAAAATTTACTTTACACCGTCGGGCTTGATCCTGAAAGATTCGGAAACATGGAGGTAGAAAAGCTGTCTGGAGGACAGCGTCAGAGACTGGCATTTGCAATGGTAGTGGCGCAACGCCCTGATGTTCTGATACTTGATGAGCCATTCTCCATGATAGACCCACCCAACAGCATGGTGCTCTTCTCCGTCATGAAAAAATATCTGAAAGGAAGCACTGTAATCTACATAGATCACAATCTAGACAGAGTAGCATATCTCTGCGATCATGTCATCGCCTTTGATCATGGGAATATCATAGAAGACGGTGATACTTATTCCATATTCAGGAAGCCGAAAACAGAGTACGTAAGGAAGCTGATGGATGCGAGCAGATCGATATCCTCGCGCTTAAATATATGA
- a CDS encoding replication factor C large subunit, translated as MSWADKYRPRNIDDLILNSEIRKQIIDWIESWKEGIPKKRSLILYGSQGTGKTTTAYAIAGTLGVPVVEMNASDQRNRDSMKSTALMASLYGDLFVDSERRPSKVILIDEADNMFERGGDTGGIYELSRIIKNSANPIVITMNDIFEFRKKNYASDVVSNSLVIEMKQYARRLDRNYNEFRRNIKARLLFILKNEGYTLPDQVVDRIIDRNMPDIRSMINDLEASAVSGTNISDQSARDVPEIVYYMVDKAFKRNYDETLRSIYGSDIDDSYYVSWIDENLPMKTADMKDLASAYDLISYADHILWAMERKRHYELMAFPMEIAGGVAYYIENMRHEYVKYQSPSYISQMSRTKEKRHNMTSLALKLGLLVHMSAERTMDYLWFYSLIYQKNDTLRNLINDKLNLSQGEESILSDLSSTSK; from the coding sequence ATGTCGTGGGCAGATAAATATAGACCCAGGAATATAGATGATCTGATACTTAATTCTGAAATAAGAAAGCAGATAATAGACTGGATAGAGTCCTGGAAAGAGGGCATACCGAAGAAGAGATCGCTGATACTCTATGGATCTCAGGGTACCGGCAAGACAACAACAGCCTATGCCATAGCGGGTACACTGGGTGTTCCCGTGGTGGAGATGAACGCATCTGATCAGAGAAATAGAGACAGCATGAAGAGTACCGCACTCATGGCCTCTCTCTACGGCGATCTTTTCGTGGACTCAGAGAGGAGGCCATCAAAGGTGATTCTGATAGATGAAGCAGACAACATGTTCGAGAGAGGCGGCGATACCGGAGGCATATACGAACTTTCCAGAATAATAAAGAATTCAGCGAATCCGATCGTAATAACGATGAATGATATCTTTGAATTCAGAAAGAAGAACTATGCGTCTGATGTTGTATCGAATTCCCTTGTGATAGAGATGAAACAGTACGCCAGAAGACTCGATAGGAATTACAATGAATTCCGCAGAAACATAAAGGCAAGATTGCTGTTCATACTGAAGAATGAGGGATATACACTTCCAGATCAGGTTGTTGACAGAATAATAGATAGAAACATGCCTGACATACGTAGCATGATAAATGATCTCGAGGCTTCCGCTGTGTCCGGTACAAACATAAGTGATCAGAGTGCGAGGGATGTACCTGAGATAGTTTATTACATGGTAGATAAGGCCTTCAAGAGAAATTACGATGAAACACTTAGATCGATCTATGGATCTGATATCGATGATTCATATTATGTAAGCTGGATAGATGAAAATTTGCCGATGAAGACCGCGGATATGAAAGATCTTGCATCTGCCTATGATCTGATATCTTATGCTGATCACATACTGTGGGCAATGGAAAGAAAGAGACATTATGAGCTAATGGCATTTCCAATGGAAATAGCTGGTGGAGTGGCATACTACATAGAGAACATGAGGCATGAATACGTCAAATATCAAAGCCCGTCTTACATCAGCCAGATGTCGAGAACAAAGGAAAAGAGGCATAACATGACTTCTCTCGCACTTAAGCTTGGACTTCTGGTTCACATGAGCGCAGAGAGAACAATGGATTATCTCTGGTTCTATAGCCTGATCTATCAGAAGAATGATACGCTGAGAAATCTCATTAATGACAAACTGAATCTGAGCCAGGGTGAGGAGAGCATTCTTTCAGATCTCTCTTCCACTTCAAAGTAA
- the metG gene encoding methionine--tRNA ligase subunit beta → MEIDINYFRQLDIRAVKVVSAEKVEKSRSLLRLIVDLGGEQKQIISSIADYYNPSDLVGKTIIILNNLKPAKFMGLESQGMLLAVDNEEGVKLLTVDGEVKPGSKVS, encoded by the coding sequence ATGGAAATAGATATCAATTATTTCAGACAGCTCGATATAAGGGCCGTTAAGGTTGTTTCTGCTGAAAAGGTGGAAAAATCCAGAAGCCTGCTTCGTCTGATCGTCGATCTTGGGGGAGAGCAGAAGCAGATAATATCCAGCATAGCAGATTACTACAATCCATCAGATCTTGTGGGTAAGACGATAATAATACTGAACAATTTAAAACCAGCAAAGTTCATGGGCCTTGAAAGTCAGGGTATGCTTCTGGCAGTGGATAACGAAGAAGGAGTGAAACTGCTGACAGTTGATGGCGAGGTAAAACCCGGATCGAAGGTATCCTGA
- the thiD gene encoding bifunctional hydroxymethylpyrimidine kinase/phosphomethylpyrimidine kinase codes for MIPHALTVAGSDSGGGAGIQADLKTFNSLSVFGMSVIVALTAQNSYEVSGIMPVPPDFVKLQFETVAKDIRVDGSKTGMLFSSEIIEVVAKEFSEFGVPVIVVDPVMVSKSNARLLREDAIETLIKKLLPISTMVTPNIPEAEILSGISIRDSNDMYSAADKIYNETGSHVLVKGGHLQSAPLDVLYDGSSFHEFPGSRIRTKNTHGTGDTLSSAIVSYMIRGYSEIEAVRMAKEYVEGAIRNSFETGQGYGSLCHWWQYGSK; via the coding sequence ATGATACCACATGCACTCACCGTTGCGGGTTCAGATAGCGGTGGTGGCGCTGGGATTCAGGCGGATCTCAAAACATTCAACTCGCTCTCCGTATTTGGAATGTCCGTTATAGTTGCACTCACGGCACAGAACTCATATGAGGTATCCGGAATAATGCCTGTGCCACCAGATTTTGTGAAGCTGCAGTTTGAGACCGTTGCCAAGGACATAAGGGTAGATGGATCCAAAACAGGCATGCTCTTCTCATCCGAAATTATAGAGGTAGTGGCGAAGGAATTTTCTGAATTCGGCGTACCGGTTATAGTCGTTGATCCTGTGATGGTTTCCAAGAGTAATGCCAGGCTTCTGAGGGAGGATGCAATAGAGACGCTCATAAAGAAGCTTCTTCCAATATCAACCATGGTCACACCAAACATACCCGAGGCTGAGATTCTCTCTGGCATCAGCATAAGAGATTCAAACGATATGTATTCTGCAGCAGATAAGATCTACAATGAAACAGGATCTCATGTCTTAGTGAAGGGAGGGCATCTTCAATCAGCGCCTCTGGATGTGCTGTATGATGGAAGCTCTTTCCATGAATTCCCGGGTTCAAGGATTAGAACAAAGAACACGCATGGAACTGGAGATACTCTTTCTTCAGCCATAGTTTCATACATGATCAGGGGCTACAGTGAAATAGAGGCGGTTCGTATGGCAAAGGAATATGTTGAAGGGGCCATAAGAAATTCATTTGAAACAGGACAGGGATACGGTTCACTGTGTCACTGGTGGCAGTACGGGTCAAAATGA
- a CDS encoding AIR synthase family protein: protein MEPPGKLDREFFTSRILSRTGARHDVDVVPPANGVDVGIIRIGDGRVLSITTDPFYFDPIFGYEDSAWFAYHILASDLLTSGANPDYMTVDLNLPLSMTDDEIERMWSAFTSEASKFGTSIITGHTARYAGTSFPMIGGITAMGFIGEDEYVTSSMAEPGDRIVLTKSPGIEAAALLTRLFPETIKSRLGEDSYSYGFGLFRKLTTVYESKVARNVGLRSRVTAMHDVTEGGLLGALFEIADSSGNGIRVYEESIHVDDYIDDLCSIFGIDPLKAISEGALLMTVRENFAQDLISALKGEGIEASIIGEMTDDKKERILTGKEKKLIGPPEKDPFWAAVEYGMKKGWK from the coding sequence ATGGAACCACCAGGAAAGCTCGATAGGGAATTCTTCACATCAAGGATACTGTCCAGAACTGGTGCAAGGCATGATGTAGACGTTGTTCCGCCAGCGAACGGCGTAGATGTGGGCATAATAAGGATCGGCGATGGCAGGGTTCTCTCGATTACGACGGATCCATTCTATTTCGATCCCATATTCGGTTATGAGGATTCCGCCTGGTTTGCATACCATATCCTGGCATCGGACCTACTGACGTCTGGGGCAAATCCTGATTACATGACCGTGGATCTTAATTTACCGCTTTCCATGACCGACGATGAAATCGAAAGAATGTGGTCAGCATTCACCAGTGAAGCATCAAAATTCGGCACATCTATCATAACGGGCCATACCGCAAGGTATGCTGGAACATCGTTTCCCATGATAGGCGGTATAACAGCCATGGGATTCATAGGCGAAGATGAGTACGTGACAAGCTCAATGGCGGAGCCGGGAGACAGAATAGTGCTGACCAAGTCGCCGGGGATTGAGGCTGCAGCTCTGCTAACAAGGTTGTTCCCGGAAACCATAAAATCCAGACTTGGGGAGGATTCTTACTCATATGGCTTCGGTCTGTTCAGGAAATTAACGACGGTCTACGAAAGTAAGGTTGCCAGAAATGTCGGTCTCAGAAGTAGGGTAACGGCAATGCACGACGTGACTGAAGGAGGCCTTCTCGGTGCACTTTTCGAGATTGCAGATTCATCTGGTAATGGCATCAGAGTATATGAGGAAAGCATACATGTAGACGATTATATAGATGACTTATGTTCAATCTTCGGAATAGATCCCCTGAAGGCGATCAGTGAGGGCGCGCTCCTCATGACCGTAAGGGAAAATTTTGCACAGGATCTGATCTCTGCATTGAAGGGTGAGGGGATCGAAGCAAGCATCATCGGTGAGATGACTGATGATAAAAAGGAGAGGATACTCACAGGCAAGGAGAAGAAGCTGATCGGTCCGCCGGAGAAGGACCCGTTCTGGGCTGCTGTTGAATACGGTATGAAGAAGGGCTGGAAATGA